One Actinomyces marmotae DNA window includes the following coding sequences:
- a CDS encoding adenosine deaminase, translated as MKAPAPTDGPTDARRSSTGRRDLAALPKAHLHLHFTGSMRLDTLTELASTSRARLPSSLLDGDPLRVPADHRGWFRFQRAYNTARHLVDSEEVMRRLVLEAALDDAAEGSRRLEMQVDPTSYAPFVGGITPALEIILDAAAQATALTGVEVAIIVAASRIRHPLDARALARLAARHAGDGPGQVVGFGLSNDERAGETSAFAPAFAIARRAGLASLPHGGELLGPEHVREVVSALRPHRLGHGVRAGEDPALLDSIVAAGISLEVCPASNVCLGVYHRTEDVPLRALIDHGAQIALGADDPLLFSSRLTDQYAIARSQGLDDDALAELARGSIRASLAEESSKRRWLAEVDDWLAHQPTWTGSGTSVTP; from the coding sequence ATGAAGGCGCCCGCCCCCACCGATGGGCCGACCGACGCCCGGCGCTCCAGCACCGGCCGGCGCGATCTCGCCGCCCTTCCCAAGGCGCACCTCCACCTGCATTTCACGGGCTCCATGCGCCTGGACACCCTGACCGAGCTGGCCTCGACGTCGCGCGCGCGTCTGCCCTCCTCTCTCCTAGACGGCGATCCCCTGCGTGTCCCGGCGGACCACCGGGGCTGGTTCCGTTTCCAGCGCGCCTACAACACCGCCCGCCACCTCGTGGACTCAGAGGAGGTCATGCGCCGCCTCGTGCTGGAGGCCGCGCTCGACGATGCCGCGGAGGGCTCGCGGCGCCTGGAGATGCAGGTGGACCCCACCTCCTACGCGCCCTTCGTCGGCGGGATCACGCCGGCCCTGGAGATCATCCTCGACGCCGCGGCGCAGGCCACCGCCCTGACCGGCGTGGAGGTGGCGATCATCGTGGCGGCCTCCCGCATCCGCCACCCCCTCGATGCCCGCGCCCTGGCCAGGCTGGCCGCCCGGCACGCGGGTGATGGGCCGGGCCAGGTGGTTGGCTTCGGGCTGTCCAACGATGAGAGGGCCGGGGAGACCTCCGCCTTCGCCCCCGCCTTCGCCATCGCGCGGCGCGCGGGCCTGGCCTCTCTCCCCCACGGCGGTGAGCTGCTGGGGCCGGAGCACGTGCGCGAGGTCGTCTCCGCCCTGCGCCCCCACCGCCTGGGCCACGGCGTGAGGGCCGGAGAGGACCCGGCCCTGCTGGACTCGATCGTGGCGGCGGGCATCAGTCTGGAGGTGTGCCCGGCCTCGAATGTGTGCCTCGGGGTCTACCACCGCACCGAGGACGTGCCACTGCGGGCACTCATCGACCACGGGGCGCAGATCGCGCTGGGCGCGGACGACCCGCTGCTGTTCTCCTCGCGCTTGACGGACCAGTACGCGATCGCCCGCTCGCAGGGGCTCGACGACGACGCGCTGGCAGAGTTGGCGCGCGGCTCGATCCGGGCGAGCCTGGCTGAGGAGTCATCCAAGCGGCGCTGGCTGGCCGAGGTGGACGACTGGCTGGCTCACCAGCCGACGTGGACGGGCTCGGGGACGAGCGTGACGCCGTAG
- a CDS encoding UDP-N-acetylmuramate dehydrogenase: MTRPPGASGAPAPGVPTRARALGGRAPSSLAELTTLRIGGPLGHYLEASTEEEMIEAVRQADASGTPLLVVGGGSNIVASDAGFDGLVLRDGRQEVRVVSESACGGVEITATGGVAWDDLVSRAVADDWAGFAPLSGIPGSVGAAPVQNIGAYGAEVAELLASVRAWDRLTGRVVHMPLADLRLAYRDSVIKRSLTDAPTGGGRVWGPTGRWVVLAVGFHVRQASLAAPIAYGQLASALGTEIGARVPAVDVRQAVLDLRRSKGMILDDADHDTWSAGSFFTNPILTAEQAASLPDDAPRFPVADHSRPTDTVRGAPVIEGMVKTSAAWLIDHAGFPKGFALPDAPRASLSTKHVLALTNRGGASAADLVALRDAVVDGVRERYGVTLVPEPVHVGW; encoded by the coding sequence GTGACGCGCCCCCCGGGGGCCTCGGGGGCTCCCGCCCCGGGCGTGCCCACGCGCGCCCGGGCGCTGGGCGGCCGGGCGCCGTCCTCCCTCGCCGAGCTCACCACCCTGCGCATCGGCGGTCCCCTCGGCCACTATCTCGAAGCCTCCACGGAGGAGGAGATGATCGAGGCGGTCCGCCAGGCCGACGCCTCGGGGACGCCGCTGCTCGTGGTCGGAGGCGGCTCGAACATCGTGGCCTCCGACGCCGGTTTCGACGGCCTCGTCCTGCGCGACGGCCGCCAGGAGGTCCGCGTCGTCTCCGAATCCGCCTGTGGCGGCGTCGAGATCACCGCCACCGGTGGCGTGGCCTGGGACGATCTCGTCAGCCGGGCGGTGGCCGACGACTGGGCCGGATTCGCCCCGCTGTCCGGCATCCCCGGCAGCGTCGGGGCCGCCCCCGTGCAGAACATCGGCGCCTACGGCGCTGAGGTCGCCGAACTCCTCGCCTCCGTGCGCGCCTGGGACCGCCTCACCGGCCGCGTCGTCCACATGCCGCTGGCGGACCTGCGCCTGGCCTACCGCGACTCCGTGATCAAGCGCTCGCTCACGGACGCCCCCACCGGTGGCGGGCGCGTCTGGGGCCCGACGGGCCGCTGGGTGGTGCTCGCCGTGGGCTTCCACGTCCGCCAGGCCAGCCTCGCCGCCCCCATCGCCTACGGCCAGCTCGCCTCCGCCCTCGGGACTGAGATCGGCGCGCGCGTCCCCGCGGTCGACGTGCGCCAGGCCGTCCTCGACCTGCGCCGCTCCAAAGGGATGATCCTCGACGACGCCGACCACGACACCTGGTCCGCCGGCTCGTTCTTCACCAACCCGATCCTCACCGCCGAGCAGGCCGCGAGCCTGCCCGACGACGCCCCCCGCTTCCCGGTCGCCGACCACTCCCGCCCCACCGACACGGTGCGGGGAGCGCCCGTCATCGAGGGCATGGTCAAGACGAGCGCCGCCTGGCTCATCGACCACGCCGGTTTCCCCAAGGGCTTCGCCCTGCCCGATGCGCCGCGCGCCTCGCTGTCCACCAAGCATGTCCTGGCCCTGACCAACAGGGGCGGGGCCAGCGCCGCCGACCTGGTCGCCCTGCGCGACGCGGTGGTCGACGGCGTGCGCGAGCGCTACGGCGTCACGCTCGTCCCCGAGCCCGTCCACGTCGGCTGGTGA
- a CDS encoding 30S ribosomal protein bS22, with amino-acid sequence MGSVIKKRRKRMAKKKHRKLLRKTRHQRRNKK; translated from the coding sequence ATGGGTTCTGTCATCAAGAAGCGTCGCAAGCGCATGGCCAAGAAGAAGCACCGCAAGTTGCTTCGCAAGACGCGTCACCAGCGCCGCAACAAGAAGTGA
- a CDS encoding helix-turn-helix domain-containing protein yields the protein MAPALPSPAASGAPSFLTVAEVAAMLRVSKMTVYRMVHSGDLPAMQVGRSFRVPERAVAEYLSAGLGDWGHGETEASGS from the coding sequence ATGGCACCTGCCCTTCCCAGTCCTGCCGCCTCCGGCGCCCCCTCCTTCCTTACGGTCGCGGAGGTCGCCGCCATGCTGCGGGTCTCCAAGATGACCGTCTACCGCATGGTCCACTCCGGCGATCTGCCCGCCATGCAGGTGGGGCGCTCCTTCCGGGTCCCCGAGCGCGCGGTGGCCGAGTACCTCTCCGCTGGCCTGGGTGACTGGGGCCACGGGGAGACGGAGGCCTCGGGGTCCTGA
- a CDS encoding TrkH family potassium uptake protein, with protein MPADRGPATGPRGLLVRLGLYDRLARAARFSPARLAVVIFAAIIGAVAALLALPISTASGRAPSLVDSLFTATSAVCVTGLTTVDTATYWSTFGQAVIILGAAIGGLGVMTLASLLSFAVNRHVGLTQRILAASENQSRLGDVAALLRAVIITALGAEVILAIVLLPRFLTLGEPLPRALWYSAFMSLSIFNNAGFVIMPEGLEPYASDWWMGLPIVVGTFVGALGFPVVLDMVRRRRRPRQWTLHTKLTLATYSLLTAGSAITLTAFEWANPRTLGPMPIGSKILNGLIMGVDSRSSGLSLINTDHMRETTWFVQDALMFIGGGSASTAGGIKVTTFAILLMAIVAEARGDEDIEIFGRRITPQAVRLSVAVAFIGSCVVGVASVLLLEITGLSLDRVLFEVISAFATVGLSTGITPILPTSGKYVIIVLMFVGRAGTMTAASALAMRERRRVIRMPEERPLIG; from the coding sequence ATGCCCGCCGACCGCGGCCCCGCCACCGGACCGCGGGGCCTGCTGGTGCGCCTGGGGCTCTACGACCGCCTGGCGCGGGCGGCCCGGTTCTCCCCCGCGCGGCTCGCCGTCGTCATCTTCGCCGCGATCATCGGCGCGGTCGCGGCCCTCCTCGCCCTGCCGATCTCGACGGCGTCGGGGCGCGCGCCCAGCCTCGTCGACTCACTGTTCACGGCGACGTCGGCGGTCTGCGTCACCGGCCTGACCACCGTGGACACCGCCACCTACTGGTCCACTTTCGGCCAGGCGGTCATCATCCTGGGCGCCGCCATCGGCGGCCTGGGCGTCATGACCCTGGCCTCACTGCTGTCCTTCGCCGTCAACCGGCACGTGGGCCTGACCCAGCGCATCCTCGCCGCCAGCGAGAACCAGTCCCGGCTGGGCGACGTCGCCGCGCTGCTGAGGGCCGTCATCATCACGGCGTTGGGGGCCGAGGTGATCCTCGCCATCGTGCTGCTCCCGCGGTTTCTCACGCTGGGGGAGCCCCTCCCCCGGGCGCTGTGGTACTCGGCGTTCATGTCCCTATCGATCTTCAACAACGCCGGATTCGTCATCATGCCCGAGGGGCTGGAGCCCTACGCCTCGGACTGGTGGATGGGACTGCCGATCGTGGTGGGCACCTTCGTCGGCGCGCTCGGCTTCCCCGTGGTGCTCGACATGGTCCGGCGCCGCCGGCGCCCGCGGCAGTGGACGCTGCACACCAAGCTCACCCTCGCCACCTACTCGCTGCTGACCGCCGGATCGGCGATCACGCTCACCGCCTTCGAGTGGGCCAATCCCCGCACGCTCGGGCCCATGCCCATCGGGAGCAAGATCCTCAACGGCCTGATCATGGGGGTGGACTCACGCTCCTCGGGACTCAGCCTCATCAACACCGACCACATGCGCGAGACCACCTGGTTCGTCCAGGACGCGCTCATGTTCATCGGCGGGGGCTCGGCGTCCACGGCCGGCGGCATCAAAGTGACCACCTTCGCGATCCTGCTCATGGCGATCGTCGCCGAGGCCCGGGGCGACGAGGACATCGAGATCTTCGGCCGACGGATCACCCCGCAGGCCGTGCGGCTGTCCGTGGCCGTGGCCTTCATCGGCTCGTGCGTGGTGGGCGTGGCCTCCGTGCTGCTGCTGGAGATCACGGGCCTGTCGCTGGATCGGGTGCTGTTCGAGGTGATCAGCGCCTTCGCCACGGTGGGGCTGTCCACGGGCATCACGCCGATCCTGCCGACGAGCGGGAAGTACGTCATCATCGTGCTCATGTTCGTGGGGCGCGCCGGGACCATGACGGCGGCCTCAGCCCTGGCCATGCGCGAGCGCAGGCGGGTCATCCGGATGCCCGAGGAGCGCCCCCTCATCGGCTGA
- a CDS encoding potassium channel family protein — MAPAASRTDSTLVIGLGRFGSAVAATLDRLGREVLAVESDPAIVRQWSGHIPLVEADATDVEALEQLGATEFGTAVVGVASSLEASVLIAGNLVDLETPQIWAKAISRAHGRILRRIGAHHVVYPEFDAGQRAAHLVSGRMLDYIEMEKGGFTIVKMRPPAELHGFTIGESRIRSRYGVTVFGLMSPGESFEYARADTLVSSDDVLVVGGDANLLERFANRA; from the coding sequence ATGGCACCCGCCGCATCACGCACCGACTCAACCCTGGTCATCGGCCTGGGCCGATTCGGCTCAGCCGTGGCCGCCACCCTCGACCGCCTGGGCCGCGAGGTCCTGGCCGTGGAGAGCGACCCGGCCATCGTGCGCCAATGGAGCGGCCACATCCCCCTGGTCGAGGCCGACGCCACCGATGTCGAGGCCCTCGAGCAGTTGGGCGCCACCGAGTTCGGGACGGCCGTCGTCGGCGTCGCCTCCTCACTGGAGGCCTCCGTGCTCATCGCCGGCAACCTCGTCGACCTCGAGACACCCCAGATCTGGGCCAAGGCGATCTCCCGGGCGCACGGCCGCATCCTGCGCCGCATCGGCGCGCACCACGTGGTCTACCCCGAGTTCGACGCCGGGCAGCGCGCCGCGCACCTCGTGTCGGGCCGGATGCTCGACTACATCGAGATGGAGAAGGGCGGCTTCACGATCGTCAAGATGCGCCCGCCGGCCGAGCTGCACGGCTTCACCATCGGCGAGTCCCGCATCCGCTCCCGCTACGGGGTGACGGTCTTCGGCCTGATGAGCCCCGGCGAGTCCTTCGAGTACGCCCGCGCCGACACCCTGGTCTCCTCCGACGACGTGCTCGTGGTCGGCGGGGACGCCAACCTCCTGGAGCGCTTCGCCAACCGGGCCTGA
- a CDS encoding aldose 1-epimerase family protein, which translates to MINGELIDLRAGDYAARIATAGATLVHARRGGRDLVLPFDAASELPPGWQGKTLAPWPNRTAGAAYAYGGTDYLLPRNEPETDSALHGLVGWLDWQVAEVAEDSVTLEVLLPASYAYPWALELSSRWELDAEAGLTMTLTTTCVGAARPSEAVVGAPLSDGALLPAPYGAAFHPYLLRGAGADDCVLTVPAAAVLTADERMVPNGLVDVAGTDWDFRSGRPMAGVSVDNAFTGLPEGAWQVRVEGEGGAVVLSSDAPWAQVYTDDGLGRRAIAVEPMTCPPNALNSGDGLLTLAVGESHALACALREER; encoded by the coding sequence ATGATCAACGGAGAGCTCATCGACCTGCGGGCGGGCGATTACGCCGCGCGCATCGCCACCGCGGGGGCCACCCTCGTCCACGCGCGCCGTGGGGGCCGCGACCTCGTCCTCCCCTTCGACGCCGCCTCCGAGCTCCCCCCGGGCTGGCAGGGCAAGACCCTCGCCCCGTGGCCCAACCGGACCGCCGGCGCCGCATACGCCTACGGGGGCACTGACTACCTCCTGCCCCGCAACGAGCCGGAGACGGACTCCGCCCTCCACGGGCTGGTCGGCTGGCTCGACTGGCAGGTGGCCGAGGTCGCAGAGGACTCCGTCACCCTTGAGGTGCTGCTGCCCGCCTCCTACGCCTACCCCTGGGCCCTCGAGCTCTCCAGCCGCTGGGAGCTCGACGCCGAGGCCGGTCTCACGATGACGCTCACCACCACCTGCGTCGGCGCGGCGCGGCCCTCCGAGGCTGTCGTCGGCGCCCCGCTCTCCGACGGCGCCCTCCTCCCCGCCCCCTACGGCGCCGCCTTCCACCCCTACCTCCTGCGCGGCGCGGGCGCCGACGACTGCGTCCTCACGGTCCCGGCCGCCGCGGTCCTCACCGCCGATGAGCGGATGGTTCCCAACGGCCTCGTGGACGTGGCCGGCACCGACTGGGACTTCCGCTCCGGGCGCCCGATGGCCGGCGTGAGCGTGGACAACGCCTTCACCGGCCTTCCCGAGGGCGCCTGGCAGGTGCGCGTCGAAGGGGAGGGGGGCGCCGTCGTGCTGTCCTCCGACGCCCCCTGGGCGCAGGTCTACACCGACGACGGCCTCGGCCGCCGCGCGATCGCCGTGGAGCCGATGACCTGCCCGCCCAACGCCCTCAACTCCGGCGACGGCCTCCTGACCCTGGCCGTCGGAGAGTCCCACGCCCTGGCCTGCGCCCTGCGCGAGGAGCGCTGA
- a CDS encoding PTS-dependent dihydroxyacetone kinase phosphotransferase subunit DhaM produces the protein MTGAAGTRGGTVGIVLVSHSRALAEAARDLATGLMASVSAPIEIAAGLADGGLGTDAAVVAAAIERLAAQPGNQGVLVIADLGSAIMSAEAALERLSPAAASRARLSPAPFVEGLIGAHGAAGIGLDLEAVVAEAAKAAPAKAAQIS, from the coding sequence ATGACGGGCGCAGCCGGTACGAGGGGCGGCACCGTCGGCATCGTCCTGGTCTCGCACTCCCGAGCCCTGGCCGAGGCCGCCCGTGACCTGGCCACTGGGCTTATGGCCTCGGTGAGCGCTCCGATCGAGATCGCCGCCGGCCTGGCGGACGGAGGGCTCGGAACCGACGCCGCGGTCGTCGCCGCCGCCATCGAGCGCCTGGCCGCCCAGCCGGGCAATCAGGGCGTGCTCGTCATCGCGGATCTTGGCAGCGCCATCATGAGCGCCGAGGCCGCCCTGGAGCGGCTCAGTCCAGCGGCGGCCTCCCGCGCCCGCCTGAGCCCGGCTCCCTTCGTCGAGGGTCTCATCGGCGCCCACGGCGCCGCCGGGATCGGCCTCGACCTGGAGGCGGTGGTCGCTGAGGCCGCCAAGGCCGCCCCCGCCAAGGCCGCTCAGATTTCCTGA
- the dhaK gene encoding dihydroxyacetone kinase subunit DhaK, with amino-acid sequence MKKLINAIDAVVPEALAGMAAAHPGELRVDPEHRVVYRATPKAEGKVALVSGGGSGHEPLHGGFVGTGMLDAACAGEIFTSPVPDQIVAATTEVDRGAGVLHIVKNYTGDVMNFEMAAEIVDMESGIKVATVVTNDDVAVEDSLYTAGRRGVGVTVLVEKIAGAAAEEGRPLEEVARIAGAVNAAGRSMGMALTSCTVPANGKPSFDLPDNEMEIGIGIHGEPGRHRAPIAPAAEIAKRLVEPILAELPVADGEDRGVIAFLNGMGATPLLELYLMYGEVAKLLDAAGITVARSLVGDYITSLDMAGCSLTLVRATDEMLRLWDAPAVTPGLRMGA; translated from the coding sequence ATGAAGAAACTCATCAACGCCATCGACGCCGTTGTCCCCGAAGCCCTGGCCGGAATGGCCGCCGCCCACCCGGGTGAGCTCCGGGTGGATCCCGAGCACCGCGTGGTCTACCGCGCCACCCCGAAGGCCGAGGGCAAGGTCGCGCTCGTCTCCGGGGGTGGCAGCGGCCACGAGCCCCTCCATGGGGGCTTCGTCGGCACCGGGATGCTCGACGCCGCCTGCGCGGGAGAGATCTTCACCTCCCCCGTTCCCGACCAGATCGTCGCCGCCACCACCGAGGTCGACCGCGGCGCAGGGGTCCTGCACATCGTCAAGAACTACACCGGCGACGTCATGAACTTCGAGATGGCCGCCGAGATCGTGGACATGGAGTCCGGCATCAAGGTCGCCACCGTCGTCACCAACGACGACGTCGCCGTCGAGGACTCGCTCTACACCGCCGGGCGGCGCGGCGTGGGCGTGACCGTCCTGGTGGAGAAGATCGCCGGCGCCGCTGCCGAGGAGGGCCGGCCGCTGGAGGAGGTCGCCCGCATCGCCGGAGCGGTCAACGCCGCGGGCCGCTCCATGGGCATGGCCCTGACCTCCTGCACCGTCCCCGCCAACGGCAAGCCCTCCTTCGATCTTCCCGACAACGAGATGGAGATCGGCATCGGCATCCACGGGGAGCCCGGCCGCCACCGCGCTCCCATCGCGCCCGCCGCTGAGATCGCCAAGAGGCTCGTCGAGCCGATCCTCGCTGAGTTGCCCGTCGCCGACGGCGAGGACCGGGGCGTCATCGCCTTCCTCAACGGCATGGGAGCCACGCCCCTGCTCGAGCTCTACCTCATGTACGGCGAGGTCGCGAAGCTCCTCGATGCCGCCGGCATCACCGTGGCCCGCAGCCTCGTGGGCGACTACATCACCAGCCTCGACATGGCCGGATGCTCGCTCACCCTCGTGCGCGCCACCGACGAGATGCTGCGCCTGTGGGACGCCCCCGCCGTCACCCCCGGTCTGAGGATGGGCGCATGA
- a CDS encoding L-ribulose-5-phosphate 4-epimerase, with protein MSASSSTAPSPAGRIVLAELDEELRSAVAATRERVAALHAELPRWGLVVWTAGNVSERVVVDRGNGPEKTDLFVIKPSGVTYDQLSPETMVVCSLDGTKIDDGTPASLAPSSDTAAHAYVYRHMERVGGVVHTHSTYATAWAARREPIPCVLTMMADEFGGEIPVGPFALIGDDSIGRGIVETLSGSRSPAVLMANHGPFTIGADGRAAVKAAAMCEEVARTVHIARDGGTPVPIDQAAIDSLNDRYQNVYGQH; from the coding sequence ATGTCAGCATCTTCGTCAACCGCCCCATCCCCCGCCGGCCGGATCGTCCTGGCCGAGTTGGATGAGGAGCTGCGCTCCGCCGTCGCCGCCACCCGGGAGCGGGTGGCCGCCCTGCACGCCGAGCTGCCCCGATGGGGCCTCGTGGTGTGGACGGCGGGCAACGTCTCCGAGAGGGTGGTCGTGGATCGCGGCAACGGGCCGGAGAAGACGGACCTGTTCGTCATCAAGCCCTCGGGCGTCACCTACGACCAGCTCTCACCCGAGACGATGGTCGTGTGCTCCCTGGATGGGACCAAGATCGACGACGGCACGCCCGCCTCGCTCGCGCCATCGTCAGACACGGCCGCGCACGCCTACGTCTACCGGCACATGGAGCGCGTGGGCGGGGTGGTGCACACGCACTCAACGTACGCGACGGCGTGGGCGGCCAGGCGCGAACCGATCCCCTGCGTGCTGACGATGATGGCCGACGAGTTCGGCGGCGAGATCCCGGTGGGGCCCTTCGCGCTCATCGGGGATGACTCGATCGGCCGGGGCATCGTGGAGACGCTGTCGGGATCGCGCTCGCCGGCGGTGCTCATGGCCAACCACGGCCCCTTCACCATCGGCGCCGATGGGCGGGCGGCGGTCAAGGCCGCCGCGATGTGCGAGGAGGTGGCGCGCACCGTTCACATCGCGCGCGACGGCGGCACCCCGGTCCCGATCGACCAGGCGGCCATCGACAGCCTCAACGACCGCTACCAGAACGTCTACGGCCAGCACTAA
- a CDS encoding MFS transporter: MSASTLTPPRGATAAEQIDNHRLTGHQKSLISMAIVGNVSEFFDLFLIGFIINMLSSAPGWSLTGIQSGIILAGAGLGTVLGSIIWGRLADRIGRKQAFIWCIIVLVVFTAASALTPVNGWIILAILRTGVGFGVGGLNITSVPYVQEFVPAKQRGLLSGLTSVFIPAGILLGSLVTKYFGDDLGWRGLIAVGCVPIVLLAWTRVVPESPRFYQTHGREAEAREAYAWAMEIPVEQVASLPEIPQETSVAYSTILKRYPRQLLVVSLGSFCFILGSFTVQSWGQTLLGQSFKFDGGMVATLFILVSLGDLLGRLGSAWISDRIGRRLTMLGCGVIGGIGALIAALSTTMVDDGAASTAGTAGWVFFIGILIIMTFGDGAFGILNAFGGEQFPTSARSTGLGLGYGIGAIAKVAGPYLVGALIGGDKPTSTDVVFVPFLIFAVLLVLGGVTYMFATETKGASLDDI; encoded by the coding sequence ATGAGCGCATCGACTCTTACCCCTCCGCGCGGCGCGACCGCCGCGGAGCAGATCGACAACCACCGCCTCACCGGCCATCAGAAGTCCCTCATCTCGATGGCCATCGTGGGCAATGTGTCGGAGTTCTTCGACCTATTCCTCATCGGCTTCATCATCAACATGCTCTCCAGCGCCCCGGGGTGGAGCCTGACAGGGATACAGTCCGGCATCATCCTGGCCGGGGCGGGACTCGGCACGGTCCTCGGCTCGATCATCTGGGGGCGCCTGGCCGACAGGATCGGCCGTAAGCAGGCCTTTATCTGGTGCATCATCGTGCTTGTCGTGTTCACGGCGGCCTCGGCGCTCACCCCCGTCAACGGCTGGATCATCCTGGCCATCCTGCGCACCGGCGTGGGGTTCGGCGTCGGCGGCCTCAACATCACCTCCGTGCCCTACGTCCAGGAGTTCGTCCCGGCCAAGCAGCGCGGACTCCTGTCCGGCCTGACCAGCGTGTTCATCCCCGCCGGGATCCTGCTGGGCAGCCTGGTCACGAAGTACTTCGGGGACGACCTGGGCTGGCGCGGCCTCATCGCGGTGGGCTGCGTTCCCATCGTCCTGCTCGCTTGGACCCGGGTGGTGCCCGAGTCGCCGCGCTTCTACCAGACTCACGGCCGTGAGGCCGAGGCGCGGGAGGCCTACGCCTGGGCGATGGAGATCCCCGTGGAGCAGGTGGCCTCCCTGCCGGAGATCCCCCAGGAGACCTCGGTGGCGTACTCCACCATCCTCAAGCGCTACCCGCGTCAACTGCTCGTGGTGTCGCTGGGCTCCTTCTGCTTCATCCTGGGGTCGTTCACCGTGCAGTCCTGGGGGCAGACGCTGCTCGGGCAGTCCTTCAAGTTCGACGGCGGCATGGTGGCCACGCTGTTCATCCTCGTCTCGCTCGGCGACCTCCTGGGGCGCCTGGGCTCGGCTTGGATCTCCGACCGCATCGGGCGGCGCCTGACCATGCTCGGCTGCGGCGTCATCGGCGGCATCGGCGCGCTCATCGCCGCGCTGTCCACGACGATGGTCGACGACGGCGCCGCGAGCACCGCGGGGACCGCCGGCTGGGTGTTCTTCATCGGGATCCTCATCATCATGACCTTCGGCGACGGCGCCTTCGGGATCCTCAACGCCTTCGGCGGCGAGCAGTTCCCGACCTCCGCGCGCTCCACCGGCCTGGGGCTCGGCTACGGCATCGGCGCGATCGCGAAGGTGGCGGGGCCCTACCTCGTGGGCGCCCTCATCGGCGGGGACAAGCCCACCAGCACCGACGTCGTCTTCGTGCCCTTCCTCATCTTCGCCGTGCTGCTCGTGCTCGGCGGGGTGACCTACATGTTCGCCACCGAGACCAAGGGCGCCTCCCTCGACGACATCTGA
- a CDS encoding sugar kinase: MTYDLSTIGEGQIRLTCERGDRLITARTLRMTAAGSEANVAGLLSELGRSTTWASKLPKGELADRIALEYSAVGVDMSHVVLTDEGRVALYFLEPGEFPLPGKVTYDRQHTPFRSITPADFDWDSLLDTRVVFLTGITAALTPETAGVVRYFADAARERGVDIALDVNFRSLLWSGEQAREVLEPIAKMSSILFCSRTDAGIVFGIDGEGIQACHNLREAMGAPIVVSTDGRAGTYLSSESDEKVFDIKPVTVIDRPGAGDSFVAGTLHGWLDGDVVAGIEMGTRVAQLALTHHGDLTHVRPGELALLGGSDIVR, from the coding sequence ATGACCTATGACCTATCCACGATCGGTGAGGGGCAGATCCGCCTCACCTGCGAGCGGGGAGACCGGCTCATCACCGCCCGCACCCTGCGCATGACCGCCGCCGGCTCGGAGGCCAACGTGGCCGGCCTGCTCTCCGAGCTCGGCCGCTCCACCACCTGGGCCTCCAAGCTGCCCAAGGGCGAGCTCGCCGACCGCATCGCCCTGGAGTACTCCGCCGTCGGCGTCGACATGAGCCACGTGGTGCTCACCGACGAGGGGAGGGTGGCGCTCTACTTCCTTGAGCCCGGCGAGTTCCCCCTGCCAGGGAAGGTCACCTACGACCGGCAGCACACGCCCTTCCGCTCGATCACTCCCGCCGACTTCGACTGGGACTCCCTGCTCGACACCCGCGTCGTCTTCCTCACCGGGATCACCGCGGCGCTCACCCCCGAGACCGCCGGCGTCGTGCGCTACTTCGCCGACGCCGCCCGTGAGCGCGGCGTCGACATCGCCCTCGACGTCAACTTCCGCTCCCTGCTGTGGAGCGGCGAGCAGGCCCGCGAGGTCCTCGAACCTATCGCGAAGATGTCCTCGATCCTCTTCTGCTCGCGCACCGATGCCGGCATCGTGTTCGGCATCGACGGCGAGGGCATCCAGGCCTGCCACAACCTGCGCGAGGCCATGGGCGCGCCCATCGTGGTCTCCACTGACGGGCGAGCCGGCACCTACCTCTCCTCCGAGAGCGACGAGAAGGTCTTCGACATCAAGCCCGTCACCGTCATCGACCGCCCGGGGGCGGGTGACTCCTTCGTGGCCGGCACCCTCCACGGCTGGCTCGACGGCGACGTCGTCGCCGGCATCGAGATGGGCACGCGGGTCGCCCAGTTGGCCCTCACCCATCACGGCGACCTCACGCATGTGCGCCCCGGTGAGCTCGCCCTGCTAGGCGGCTCCGACATCGTCCGCTGA